In Flavobacterium endoglycinae, one DNA window encodes the following:
- a CDS encoding glycosyl hydrolase family 18 protein — translation MKDNYKRMSAKWILILVLGVFNYSVAQQKKVIAYVPNWIDLNAFASTIQYSKLTHINIAFENPDANGYLSFNSGNNAIINTAHANNVKVFVSLGGGSISEGGAIRDNYFNLITAGNRTAFVQKIYDYVVAHNLDGVDVDLEGPAINGDYGGFVTALANKLHANGKLITAALSEGYGGANVPSSVFSAYDWINIMAYDATGPWAPNNPGQHSPYSMAVNQFNYWTGRGLPASKAIIGVPFYGYGFGASANQGISYANIVAQYPGAENQDQVGNTIYYNGIPTIKQKTTFAIQNAGGVMIWELSQDATGSKSLLTAINQVITGSNPPTGTGTLIQAENYNTMSGVQTEPTTDTGGGLNVGYCDTGDWMAYYNINFPTSGSYVIEYRVASAVTGGRLSSDLNAGTIQLGNVNVPNTGGWQNWQTITQTVNVNAGTYNFGIYVQNTGFNLNWFRITKSGAALAAKSASAATQDSIPSLTVYPNPTESQLFFSAEVSGGNVNIIDTEGGATVSSQTVNNNSIDVSSLKKGIYLISVEKNGIKTVRRFIKK, via the coding sequence ATGAAAGACAATTACAAAAGAATGTCGGCAAAATGGATTCTCATTTTAGTATTGGGTGTGTTTAACTATTCGGTAGCCCAGCAGAAAAAAGTAATCGCGTATGTTCCTAACTGGATCGATTTAAATGCTTTTGCAAGCACAATTCAGTACAGTAAATTAACGCATATCAATATTGCGTTTGAAAATCCTGATGCCAATGGTTATTTAAGTTTTAATTCTGGAAATAATGCCATTATTAATACGGCGCATGCCAATAATGTAAAAGTTTTTGTTTCATTAGGCGGAGGATCAATTTCAGAAGGAGGTGCTATTCGTGACAATTATTTCAATTTAATCACAGCAGGTAATAGAACTGCATTCGTTCAAAAAATTTATGATTATGTTGTAGCTCATAACCTTGATGGAGTCGATGTAGATTTAGAAGGACCAGCAATCAACGGTGATTACGGAGGATTTGTAACTGCTTTAGCCAACAAACTTCATGCTAATGGTAAACTAATTACGGCAGCACTTTCAGAAGGCTATGGTGGAGCAAACGTACCTTCATCTGTTTTTTCAGCTTACGACTGGATCAACATTATGGCATATGATGCAACAGGACCTTGGGCACCAAACAATCCAGGACAACACTCTCCGTATAGTATGGCTGTCAATCAGTTTAATTACTGGACAGGAAGAGGATTACCAGCAAGCAAAGCCATCATTGGTGTTCCGTTTTACGGATACGGTTTTGGAGCTTCAGCCAATCAAGGAATTTCATATGCGAATATCGTAGCGCAATATCCAGGAGCTGAAAACCAAGACCAAGTTGGAAATACAATTTACTACAACGGAATCCCAACGATCAAACAAAAAACAACTTTTGCGATTCAAAATGCTGGAGGAGTAATGATCTGGGAATTATCTCAAGATGCAACAGGTTCAAAATCATTGCTAACTGCAATCAATCAAGTAATTACTGGAAGTAACCCTCCAACGGGAACAGGAACTTTAATTCAGGCTGAAAACTACAATACTATGAGTGGTGTTCAAACTGAACCAACAACTGATACAGGAGGAGGATTAAATGTGGGATACTGCGATACAGGAGACTGGATGGCATATTACAATATCAATTTCCCAACTTCAGGATCTTATGTAATTGAATACCGCGTGGCAAGTGCTGTTACAGGTGGAAGATTATCATCTGATTTAAATGCAGGAACAATCCAGCTTGGAAATGTAAATGTACCCAATACTGGCGGATGGCAGAACTGGCAAACGATTACACAAACTGTAAATGTAAATGCTGGAACTTACAATTTCGGGATATATGTTCAAAATACAGGTTTTAATTTAAACTGGTTCAGAATCACGAAATCAGGAGCTGCTTTGGCTGCGAAATCGGCTTCAGCTGCAACACAAGATTCGATTCCAAGTTTAACAGTATATCCAAATCCAACTGAAAGCCAGCTTTTCTTCAGCGCAGAAGTTTCAGGAGGAAATGTAAATATTATTGATACTGAAGGCGGAGCAACAGTTTCTTCACAAACAGTAAACAACAACAGCATTGATGTTTCCAGCCTTAAGAAAGGGATTTACCTAATCTCAGTAGAAAAAAACGGAATAAAAACAGTAAGACGTTTTATTAAAAAATAA